AAGCCTGATGGCACGGCGGCCGGCAATCGCCGCGATGGTCTACTGCCAACAGTTTTAACGCCGTTTTCCGGGCATTGACAGTCCGGGAGGTATTGGTTTTGATTACTTGCCCGTTTTGGGCAAAAGTCGCGCAGGATCTGACAAGCTTAGGGCTTCCTTCCATTTCCACCACGCAGAGTCCGCAGGCGCCATAGGGTTTGATTCTTTCATCATAACAGAGATGTGGTATTTCGATACCGTTTTCGGAAGCGGCCTGCAGAATAGTTTGACCATCCAGCGCAACTATTTCCCTACCGTTTACATTTATACTTATTTTGCTCATTTTTATCACTCCCTTCTAGCCGGCACAAACCGCGTCGAACCGGCAGGCGCCTAGACAGCTGCCGCACTTGGTGCACAAGGCCTGATCAATTTTATGGGGTTGCTTTTTCTCGCCAGTGATAGCTTGTACCGGGCACTTTTGGGCACAAAGAGTGCAGCCTTTGCATTTATCCTCCCAGATAGTATAAGTCAATAACGGTTTACAGGTTTTAGCCGGACATTTCTTGTCTCTGATGTGGGCTTCATATTCATCCCGGAAGTACCGAATGGTAGTTAATACCGGATTGGGCGCAGTTTGCCCCAAACCGCACAGCGACCCGTCTTTTATATTAATGGACAGTTGTTCCAATTCCTCAATATCGCCTTCACGGCCTTCACCGGCTGTTATTCTTTCCAATATTTCCAGCATCCGCTTGGTCCCGATACGGCAATAGATACATTTGCCGCAGGATTCCTTTACGGTAAAATCAAGGAAGAATCTGGCCATATCAACCATGCAGGTGTCCTCATCCATAACAATCATACCGCCGGAACCCATAATAGCACCGGTTTGATTGATGGAATCATAGTCAACCGGAGTATCCAGGAGTTGTTTCGGTATACAGCCGCCGGAAGGCCCGCCCATCTGTACAGCCTTAAAGTCCTTATCGTTCAGAATTCCGCCGCCGATACCGTAAATAACTTCCCGCAAAGTCATGCCCATCGGCACTTCCACCAGGCCGCCGTTTTTGATTTTGCCGGCCAGGGCAAATACTTTGGTTCCTTTGCTTTTCTCGGTGCCGTATTTGGCATATTCGCTGCCGCCGTAATAAAGAATCCACGGCACATTGGCAAAAGTCTCCACATTGTTGATATTGGTTGGCTTACCCCAGAAACCTGATTGGGCAGGAAAGGGCGGTTTGAGCCGCGGCATTCCCCGCTCGCCTTCCAGGGAAGCGATAAGGGCGGTTTCCTCACCACAGACAAAGGCGCCGGCGCCTTTCTTGATGTTCATGTCAAAGGAAAAGTTTGTCCCCATGATGTTATCGCCCAGCAGATTTTTCTTTTTGGCATCGGCAATGGCAATTTCCAAACGTTTGATTGCCAGCGGATACTCGGCCCGGCAATAGATGTGGCCCTCACGCGCACCGATAGCGTAGCCGCAGATAATCATGCCCTCCAGCAGCGCGTGGGGATCCCCCTCCAGCACGCTCCGGTCCATAAATGCGCCGGGATCGCCTTCGTCGGCGTTGCAAACAACATATTTAATATCGCCTTTGGACTGTCTGGCAGCATTCCATTTGAACCAGGTGGGAAAACCGGCGCCGCCCCGTCCACGCAAGCCGGAAATCTTAATCTCCTCAATAACCTCTTCCGGCGTCATATCTTTAATGACTTTTGCCAGAGCCTTATAACCGTCCTTGGCAAGATAATCATCAAGATTCTCCGGGTCAATTATACCACAGTTCCTTAAAGCAATCCGCACCTGCTCAGCCAATATGGGATAGGGCTTTTCCGAAGTCGATACAATGTATTTTTCAAGCGGCTGCCCGCCGAGAACATGGTTTTTGAATATTTCTTCCGCCATTTCCGGGGTTACGTTGGCATAGGTGGATACGCGATCGTTGTCAATGACATCCACGATAGGTTCATAAAAACACATGCCAATACAGCCGGTAGATATCAGTTCGATATTCCGGCCATGATTTTTTATTTCTTCTGCCAGTTTTTCCCTAACCTTACGGCCACCGGCGGCAATACCGCAGCTGCCGAAACCCACTCTAAGCTTCACAGGCAACACCGCCTTTCTCGGCTTCACCGATGTCTTTTAATATCTTTCTCGCCCTCTCCGGTGTAAGCTTGCCATAGGCCTCGCCATTGATCATAATAACCGGTGCCAGACTGCAGCATCCCAGACAGGCAACGTTCTCCAGTGTAAACAAACCGTCGGCAGTAGTCTCACCTGGTTTGATCCCCAGTTCGTCACAAATTGCGCTGCCTACTGCTTGGGAGCCAAGTACATGGCAGGCAGTACCCTGACATTGTAAAATGATATACTTACCGACAGGATTTAAACGAAACTGGGAATAGAAAGTCGCTATCCCGTATATTTTCGCCCGTTTACTGCCGGTATTGTCCGCAATGGCCTGGAGAGCGGCCAACGGCAGATATCCGTAAATTTCCTGTGTTTTCTGCAGTATGGCAATAAGACTGCCCTGCTTGCCGGCATATTCCTTAAAAACAGGTGCAAGCAGGGACAGGTCTACATCGCCGTCGGCAAATTCCGTTTCGGGCTCTTTTTCCCGCGAATTACCCATGACTCTACCTCCTTCAATAATGTCCGGTATTCTGTACTTTGATTATCGGGTAAATAATTTTTCGGCTTGTTATTCCTGTTATTGTTGTGAATGCCGGGTGGATAAAGTTAAAACCTAGCCCGGCAAGCTCAATATACCATTACATTATTTCGACCCTAACCCATAATTTCCTTTGTCTCTTTGTCTTCTGATGTAGCCCGAATATCTGATTCTTACTGAACTTGCGCTTAAATCCCTCTAATCTTTTTTTTGCCTCTTTTTAGATCGAAATATTTAAACATAAAAAAATCGTCAGATTATTTTATCCGGAGACTCCGCTCCTTAAACAAATAATCTGACTTATAAGGTTATTGGGGGGATATGAAATTTTGACGATTAACACAATAAGTGAAAGAATCAGTACACTAATTCTATTGAACCGTCGTATACCGAACGGTACGTACGGTGGTGTAAAACAGAAGAAGGACTGGAGCCTTGCAGCGTCCAGTTCTCCGATCAGCCCGTAATAATCCCCGAGCCCTTCTTCTCGAGCTGCCACTTAGCTGCCTCGATCGTGTTTTTCATTAAAATAGCGGTGGTGGCAGTGCCGGCACCGCCCGGGACCGGGGTAATCCAGGCCGCCTTCTCGGCAGCGACCTCGGTCTCTACATCGCCGATGATCTTGCCGTCCTTGGTTGCATTGATGCCGATATCGATCACGATGGCGCCCTCTTTGATCCAGTCGCCTTTGATCAGGTGGGGCACACCGACGGCAACGACCAGAATCTCCGCCCTCCTGACGTGGTACTCGCTCAAACCGCGTTGACCGGTGGCGATATGGCTGATAGTAACGGTACCGAAGGCATTCAGGAACAGCAGCGCTGCCGGTTTGCCCACGATATCGCTGTGGCCGACAACCACTACCTCCTTGCCGTAGATGTCCACCCCGGTGGATTTCGCCAGTTCAAAAGCGCCTAAAGCGGTGCAGGGAACCAGTCGGGGCTTGCCGAAGGTCACTAGGCCCATGTTGGTAGGGGTGATACCCTCGACGTCCTTCTCGTAAGCGATGCTCCATTGCACCACTTTGGGGTCGATCTGAGGCGGTAAGGGCATCTGCAAGATGATGCCGGTGACATTGGGATCGTTGTTTAAGCCGGCGATATGCTCGAGAAGCTGGTCCTGGGTCAAATCCGCAGACAGTTCCTGAAGTTCATACTTGATGCCAGTAGCCTCGGCAACCTTGCGCTGGGCATTCGTATATACACGCGAGGCATCGTTCTGTCCCACCTGAACTGCAACCAGGCTGGGAGACACTCCCTTGGCCTTCAAGTCAACGACTTCTTGTGAAACCTCAGCCTTGATCTTCTCTGCAAGCGGTTTTCCCAACAATAACTGAGCGGCCATTAATTAATTTTCCTCCTTAATAATTTTAATAATTTTCTATAATACCGTTTTTCCCGCCTTATGCCTTGGGCCGCGGCAGGAATCCGGCGCCCTTGACGATTTCCGGCAAAGCGGCTTCCCAGCCTACCGGCATGATGTGGATCCCGGCAACACCCGGAATCTTTT
This window of the Methylomusa anaerophila genome carries:
- the nuoE gene encoding NADH-quinone oxidoreductase subunit NuoE, with product MGNSREKEPETEFADGDVDLSLLAPVFKEYAGKQGSLIAILQKTQEIYGYLPLAALQAIADNTGSKRAKIYGIATFYSQFRLNPVGKYIILQCQGTACHVLGSQAVGSAICDELGIKPGETTADGLFTLENVACLGCCSLAPVIMINGEAYGKLTPERARKILKDIGEAEKGGVACEA
- a CDS encoding NADH-ubiquinone oxidoreductase-F iron-sulfur binding region domain-containing protein, translated to MKLRVGFGSCGIAAGGRKVREKLAEEIKNHGRNIELISTGCIGMCFYEPIVDVIDNDRVSTYANVTPEMAEEIFKNHVLGGQPLEKYIVSTSEKPYPILAEQVRIALRNCGIIDPENLDDYLAKDGYKALAKVIKDMTPEEVIEEIKISGLRGRGGAGFPTWFKWNAARQSKGDIKYVVCNADEGDPGAFMDRSVLEGDPHALLEGMIICGYAIGAREGHIYCRAEYPLAIKRLEIAIADAKKKNLLGDNIMGTNFSFDMNIKKGAGAFVCGEETALIASLEGERGMPRLKPPFPAQSGFWGKPTNINNVETFANVPWILYYGGSEYAKYGTEKSKGTKVFALAGKIKNGGLVEVPMGMTLREVIYGIGGGILNDKDFKAVQMGGPSGGCIPKQLLDTPVDYDSINQTGAIMGSGGMIVMDEDTCMVDMARFFLDFTVKESCGKCIYCRIGTKRMLEILERITAGEGREGDIEELEQLSINIKDGSLCGLGQTAPNPVLTTIRYFRDEYEAHIRDKKCPAKTCKPLLTYTIWEDKCKGCTLCAQKCPVQAITGEKKQPHKIDQALCTKCGSCLGACRFDAVCAG
- a CDS encoding bifunctional 5,10-methylenetetrahydrofolate dehydrogenase/5,10-methenyltetrahydrofolate cyclohydrolase, with protein sequence MAAQLLLGKPLAEKIKAEVSQEVVDLKAKGVSPSLVAVQVGQNDASRVYTNAQRKVAEATGIKYELQELSADLTQDQLLEHIAGLNNDPNVTGIILQMPLPPQIDPKVVQWSIAYEKDVEGITPTNMGLVTFGKPRLVPCTALGAFELAKSTGVDIYGKEVVVVGHSDIVGKPAALLFLNAFGTVTISHIATGQRGLSEYHVRRAEILVVAVGVPHLIKGDWIKEGAIVIDIGINATKDGKIIGDVETEVAAEKAAWITPVPGGAGTATTAILMKNTIEAAKWQLEKKGSGIITG